AATGTCGACGGATGTATTTTGCGAATATTCTCCTTCTATAAGAACAACCGAGGAAAAAGTGactctgaaaaattgacaGTTTACCAATTACAATATACTAAATGGTTGGACTCTTGCGGTGTCGTCATGCAAGATATCTTGAGTCTTTACACAATAAAGAACATGTTGTTAAACAAACCCTCCATGATCTTGTCTGATTTGCGCGCAGGGAAGGCCAAAGAGGCGACGATGTATGCAGAAGATGCTTGGTCCGAGAAAGCTAGTAAGACCACGGGCATCCAAAAGCAACCACCCTTATTAGTTCACTGTTCGGCAGGTTGTGGCAGAACAGGAGTCTACATAACATTAGACTTCCTTCTGAATGTTTTAACGAGTCCGGCCAAATCTTCAAATAGGATAGACGTCTGGAACATGTCAGAGGATctcattttcatcattgTGAATGAACTAAGGAAACAGAGGATTTCTATGGTACAAAACTTGACTCAATACATCACTTGCTATGAGtcacttcttcaatatttTGCATtagagaagcagaaaggAACGGGAAAATCTGAGGTATAGGGAACATAGGCATGCGAATATATACATATACATAAAAACATGTATATTTCGAATCGTATTAAGGATTGAGTAGCCAGTCAACCAGAAAGGAGGTCAATCACCACTTGAATTTATGGTGAGGAATAGACCTAGATTTTCGAGAAGCTTGGGATCCACATTGCTCATAAGATCTTCATATTGAGAGCCAAGATTCTGCTTCAGGAATTGCAAAGTGCGGTTGATGAACTCCTTTAAGCTAATATTATGAGCAGGGTCATTATTCTTGCCGAGGTTATGATATCTCAATTGTTCTGCTGTCAAAGGATGGAAGTCAATAGATTGTGGCGTTACTAGATCGTTTATATGATATTTCTCACAATCGCCGCCACTAGATTCATTAATTTCTTCTAGCATTTCGACCCAGATTGAAGCAATCATTTGAAAGTCTGATAAAACTGATATCAGACCCGTCCTTAATAGGCTGGATATTCCCAAAATATGCACTTTCTTATTCTTGGGATCGTAGAGATCCTTAAAGTCAGAAATCCAGATTGACAACAATTTGCTCACGGTTTGCTCAAATGACATTTCGCGATATATCGAAAGCCTATCATTAGCTGGGAACTCTTGGACTTCTTTTAGAGTTGGTAGTGCTTGATGATACGATGATAATACACTCATTAAAGCTTCCGGACGGACATAAGCAATTCTGGCAACAATTTGAATCACTTGAACTCGTTGATACCCAGATAAGGcattctccttgaaaatgCTGTCAAATATTGACTTCATAACGTTGGTAGAAGAAAAATTGTTCAAAAGTAACTCTTCGTTATCGGCTTCATCTGCAAGTACCAGGATCTCCCAAATTTCTAGACATAAATGGAACGAGTCGTCTCTCAATTTAAGGAGATAAGTGGATACATTGGCGAAAATCTGAGAAAAGGTGGGACAGGAAAAAAACTCTTCGGTGCTGAGTAGCAGCGCATAGCTCTTGACTATCTCAAGTAAAGTGGGCAAAATCTCTGTATGTGCTTCGACTCCATACTCCAGAAATGGTAGCAGTTGATAAAATTCTGGGTCCAGCTTTTTGTCTTGattggaaaaattttgTAGCAGAGCACCCCAAAGCTCGTAACCGTCCTCGTTCAATAAATGGTAATGTTCGGAAGAGGGCTTACAAGATTCGGCTACCACCGGTAAAGCGATAGACCATGTCAGATGAGATTGAGGGCCTAAAGATGCAACAAGGTGTCTCAACAATCTAATCAATGCATTCGATAAAATTGCCTCCGATGAGTTCGTCGTTGAAATTTCCCATAATTTTGGAACCATCTGTAAAATTTCAATCAGTAGATCATTGCTTAGCAACGGTTTGGTTTGAATAATGATGTCGCTTAATGTATGTAGAATGTAAAGTCGGGTTTCAGTGAGGGACATAGACGGTAATAGTTTTCGCAGCAAAATGGTAACTGTGTCGACCAAAAAAGGTTGGAAAGTGTCTTTGTTAAAATTCCAGTCATCAATCATAGTCCTCAAGGACTTCACACAAGTCAACAAGACAACCTTGTCATTTTCGTTCATCAAAAGGTTGGAAAAAAACCCATAGCAAAGTTTTTTGCTTTCCTCTGAACATTTTATGGTGCACCACTCATTGATTATTAAGCAAACACGTCTCTTAATGATCTTTAGTTGATCCTGCGAAGCAGTCATGGATGTGGCCTCGGGCAAAAACACTTGGACTAGTAATCTATCAAAATCAACTAGTTCACTGACTGCAGGAGCGCTTAATTGGAAGCTGGCATAAATTGCATCCTTGGTTatgagatcttcaagagaatcgGATAGCGCTACTGCCTCGTTTTCAATTTTGTTTAGAAGATAAGGCACGAGTAACTCAGGGAAGGtgttgatgagatcttggaagaaATTCTCCGCGCATGGTCTGATCTGGTATTCATAGCTTGTCGTAATCTGCTCGTTAATCCATTCCTCAGGATCGAGAAACCACGTCTCTAGGTCGCATGGACGTAGTTTCAAATACCATCTCATCAACGTATCGACAAGATTAGTCACAAGTTGttcattcaaaaattcAGCGGAAATCCTCTTGATGGACTCATCAATGCTAATTTTATCGCTTCTAGCCTTTAAGATGACAGCGCCTTTTTTGTTTATGAAGTTAAAGACTCTCTTTAAAATCAATAGGCTTCTAATAGCAGTCTGCTCCCAGAAATCACCATTTTCGTCGGACTTCTCGTTGTAAACAGTTGAGGCCTGCTCGAATAGCAAACGGGTATATGAGACTAAGATTTGCGTGGAACACGGTAATAGGATGAAACTAGCCGGCGAGTTGGTAATTAACGTGTAGTGCAATTTCCCGTAACACTTTATGAATTTCTCATATATATCgaactttgaaaagtgCTGTTGATGTGCAAGGAGCAAATCAAAATGTGAAACGGTTACCTTCATGAATTCGCAGACTGATTCATCTTTATGTGGACGTTCATATCCATCTGTGATTATTCGCCTCAGTACTTTAAGTGCCAGGTATGAAATCTGCAACCTAGTCAGTTTATCTTCAGTGAGAGCCGACGACGTCGACCAATTCTCGAAAGAGTCCAAGTAGATCCGAACCACCAGAGGAAAGATCAACGGAACCTTGCTTTGCATGGCTGGTCTGCATCTTCCGATCCTAGCGGAGCCAAGAGTCTTGATAATTTGGTTCACATGCATCAGTATATTGTAAACTCTCACGGTATCACGGATTATGTGTTCATTGGACAGCAGTCGTTCTAGTTCTTCGAAAAGAGTAGGCCAATCGACAGGGAAGTCCAAACGTGCAATTTTAGCAGCCGCTTGAGCGTTCTGAATGCAAAGTTGGTTGTTTTGCTCCTCGATCAGATCAAAAAGTCGACCACGGATCGACCTCTTCTCATCCTTACTGATCGCATTGACTCTGGTAGATCTCCAGAACCTTTCAATTCCATTTTTGAACTGAATAACGGAGAGCCATCTGATTTGCAAAGACTTCGACAAATCTAAGTATATCGATTGCAACAGAAAGTGAAGTCCAGGCTGTGACTGCCActccttcaattgctgctccGCTGCTTTTTGAACGTTTGATCCAATGTGCTGGGGATCGCTCACCTGTTGCAGGGTCTCCAAAAGATTAAACTCATTCAATGAACTGTCGCTCGACATTGTTCTTGTCCTTGCAACACCGCTTTAAATGAAATGCTCCTTGAGAAGCCTGGTAAATTACAGAGAACAGAGTAGATATGAATGACACGAGCTGCTAAAAGTTCAGAACCATCAGCATACAACTAGCGCTCTATGTGTTTGTATggtgatgatgaggaaggGCGCTCATATTTAAGGCCTAACAAAACTAGATTCTATGTCCGGGTATTGAGCGCCGACTGGCGACAGTAAATAATGAAGTTAAACCCATCTATGGGCCTCGGTATCTCCAGCCCAGCTACGTTCAACGTATcccagctctttcttgaccCTCAGGACAGTTTTGGGATCACCCATATTCTTGGCCAAGTTATCTGAGATCTTGACGGCATGACGCTTGTTCACTTCGAGTAGCTTGATAACAATGTTTAAAGGCTCGCTCTTGAGAGAGGGATCGGATCGTCTGCGGAAATCGTTTGTCAGGTTTGTGCCGATCCCGAAAGTAGCTAGAAGACCGTGTTCCTGTGCTACATGGGCATACTTTATAGCTTTTTCGATGTCCAGAGAATCAGAGTAGCAGACGACTTTGCTGAACAGCGGAAGATTCAAAACGTTGTGGTAGTGGTTCGCTATTTTCTTGGTGTACTCGATGGGATCGCCGGAATCCTGTCTCACGCCTACGTAGTAGTCTGAGTATGGGCGTCTGAAGGACACCAGGAAGTTATCCGTGCCGAATGTATCCGTTAGAGCCAATCCGGCGTGTTCAGCTCCGAAAGTGTTGATCCAGAAGTCCATAGCATTCTTGTTGGCGTTGGGGTAGTCGTTTGTGATGGCTGCAATGCCCATAAACCACTCATGAGCGACGGTTCCGATTGGCTTGACACCAAATTTCttggcgaagaagacgttCGAGGTCCCAAGGAAGCACTGGCTATAGCTCTCGGCGTCCTCGTTCACGGCGCTCATTATACCCTCCATAACCATATCCTGCGCTTTCAGAGATCTGCGGCGTCTTGTGCCAAACTCACTGAATTTAATTTggttttcgaagagcttgaGAGCCTTGGCTTTGGCCTGTTCCACTTGACCCTCATATGTCCAGTCTGTGTCAACGTACTTGAAATAAGCCTCAGAAACCAGCGACAATACTGGAATCTCATACAGGATGGTATCCATCCATTTACCCTTCACGAGGATCTCAAGGTCAAATCTGTCTGAAGTACCCTCGACGGCTTGTGTTGCAAACTCGATCTGTCTCTTGGGATCTAGCTTAAAATCCTTAAGGTAATCAAGGTACGCGCGTGGAAAGTATTCAATCTCTTTGCCTAAGTACTCGATCTCCTCGGGACTGAACCTGAGCTCTCCCAAAAGGTCTATCTGGTCAAGTAGCCAGGCGATGGCATCAGAATTGAAATGCAATTGCGATGATCTATTCGTATATTTGTAAACCACTTCCGCATCTGgaaaattttggaagaCAGCAGCATGCATGGTCAGCTTATACAGATCTGTATCCAGCAATGAATTTATAACCCGTTCCGCCATGGTCTCGCCTCTGACTTTATTCGCAATCCGACTCAAAAAATGCTTCTTTCTGTGTTAAAAAGCCAAAAATGTCTTGCAGTAAATTTGGCAGTTCAATTAACGTCAAATGGAAAGCCTCCAGCCTCTACAACATTGAATTTTAATTCTTTCGAAGGGAAggttttttttttttattATTATCTATCTTGCTTGGCGGACGCAGCCATTATAAAAATCACCTTGGTTAGTCATTTTGaaatgacagtaaataGTTGTTCCAGTGTGATGGTTGGTAGTTTAATTTTACATATTGATATACGTTGCGTTTCATCCTATGACTCTCATGACACGATCAAAAAGCGTATCCATTTGAATGTTCTGAAAGTTATCAAGCATGCTGGTGAAACTATTCATATTTATCAGTTTATCATTCTTGTCGCCGTTGATAAATTCCAatgcaatttcttcctgttGGTCTTCGTCTGCTGGGCCGTCGATGCGTTTCGATGACGAcagtttttccagctgTGTGGCAAAATCGCTTGTACCGCTTTTGAGACCTTCTAGGATGCCTTCTTTGTTTAATTCATCTGACATCTCAGTATTAACGGTGGTTCCGATGATTCCCAGACGGCATTGTGTGtcgagaaagatgaaatcaGTGCCGTGGTTCCAACCTATCCAGGAAATGTAGTCTGAGTGCGTGAAATTGCCCAATTTCTTGGAGAGCTCGTTGTCAAAGACGATAACACGAGATTTATAATTGATCGAGGGACTGCCCTCGACATCTTTGAGTTTCTGGTTGATTACCAGTGCTATTGTACCTGTTTTCTCGTCACAGCTGATTAATCTGTCCAGGTGACCATTCTTGTAGATGCCATCCGCGTAGGGATATAAGTCATAACTGCTGGTGATGACGCCGTTTAGGAGGTTGATGGTATTCAATGTGGTACGCGTGGCCACTATTAGGTTGGTATTGTTGACCAGTTTGATGGCTTGAATTTCAGAGTCCATGTTGAATTCGTTTATTTTTTCGTTGGGCGTCTCAAA
Above is a genomic segment from Torulaspora globosa chromosome 1, complete sequence containing:
- the KAP120 gene encoding karyopherin KAP120 (ancestral locus Anc_8.624): MSSDSSLNEFNLLETLQQVSDPQHIGSNVQKAAEQQLKEWQSQPGLHFLLQSIYLDLSKSLQIRWLSVIQFKNGIERFWRSTRVNAISKDEKRSIRGRLFDLIEEQNNQLCIQNAQAAAKIARLDFPVDWPTLFEELERLLSNEHIIRDTVRVYNILMHVNQIIKTLGSARIGRCRPAMQSKVPLIFPLVVRIYLDSFENWSTSSALTEDKLTRLQISYLALKVLRRIITDGYERPHKDESVCEFMKVTVSHFDLLLAHQQHFSKFDIYEKFIKCYGKLHYTLITNSPASFILLPCSTQILVSYTRLLFEQASTVYNEKSDENGDFWEQTAIRSLLILKRVFNFINKKGAVILKARSDKISIDESIKRISAEFLNEQLVTNLVDTLMRWYLKLRPCDLETWFLDPEEWINEQITTSYEYQIRPCAENFFQDLINTFPELLVPYLLNKIENEAVALSDSLEDLITKDAIYASFQLSAPAVSELVDFDRLLVQVFLPEATSMTASQDQLKIIKRRVCLIINEWCTIKCSEESKKLCYGFFSNLLMNENDKVVLLTCVKSLRTMIDDWNFNKDTFQPFLVDTVTILLRKLLPSMSLTETRLYILHTLSDIIIQTKPLLSNDLLIEILQMVPKLWEISTTNSSEAILSNALIRLLRHLVASLGPQSHLTWSIALPVVAESCKPSSEHYHLLNEDGYELWGALLQNFSNQDKKLDPEFYQLLPFLEYGVEAHTEILPTLLEIVKSYALLLSTEEFFSCPTFSQIFANVSTYLLKLRDDSFHLCLEIWEILVLADEADNEELLLNNFSSTNVMKSIFDSIFKENALSGYQRVQVIQIVARIAYVRPEALMSVLSSYHQALPTLKEVQEFPANDRLSIYREMSFEQTVSKLLSIWISDFKDLYDPKNKKVHILGISSLLRTGLISVLSDFQMIASIWVEMLEEINESSGGDCEKYHINDLVTPQSIDFHPLTAEQLRYHNLGKNNDPAHNISLKEFINRTLQFLKQNLGSQYEDLMSNVDPKLLENLGLFLTINSSGD
- the NPT1 gene encoding nicotinate phosphoribosyltransferase (ancestral locus Anc_8.625) is translated as MAERVINSLLDTDLYKLTMHAAVFQNFPDAEVVYKYTNRSSQLHFNSDAIAWLLDQIDLLGELRFSPEEIEYLGKEIEYFPRAYLDYLKDFKLDPKRQIEFATQAVEGTSDRFDLEILVKGKWMDTILYEIPVLSLVSEAYFKYVDTDWTYEGQVEQAKAKALKLFENQIKFSEFGTRRRRSLKAQDMVMEGIMSAVNEDAESYSQCFLGTSNVFFAKKFGVKPIGTVAHEWFMGIAAITNDYPNANKNAMDFWINTFGAEHAGLALTDTFGTDNFLVSFRRPYSDYYVGVRQDSGDPIEYTKKIANHYHNVLNLPLFSKVVCYSDSLDIEKAIKYAHVAQEHGLLATFGIGTNLTNDFRRRSDPSLKSEPLNIVIKLLEVNKRHAVKISDNLAKNMGDPKTVLRVKKELGYVERSWAGDTEAHRWV